The window CGTGAGTGAAGTGAGTTCGGAACAACTGAATGTATGCGTCTTAGAAGTAGTTTTCACATATAACGTTTCTATGTCCGAACTAAGATTCAAATATGCTTCTCAAAAATAACATCTATGTGATTGctgattttctgcatttatcagaGCTCCATCAggtgatttcagatgtgtccatatACATAGGATTATTGGGGAAATTGTTATTCTTGCAAAGCAAGTAAACGTTTTAATTTAACTATTATATTAATATGACTAGCCACAATAATCGCTTTATTGTGTGCATCCTGGCGTTGGAGGGGAGCCTGTGAGACGAAGGGCCTGAGATATTATGTTCCACCAGTAGGTGGCAGTATACAGAGGGGCCTGAGAGATGATGGGCCTGAGAGTCTACAGTTCGACTCTATTGGACAACGGCCAAAGTGCTTGGAGTGTCCAAACATCAGATAACTAAATCATCCTGCAACTTTGATCAAACCTTTAAAAACACACgtgaaaacatttattttgtgGCAGATTAATAGAAAACAGAGCGTTTTGTTATCCATTTTATGTAAaatatgcatttttttttttattgcgtGCTAGCTACATGTTATTGAAACTATTCAAATGTCCAACTCTATAGGTTTTCAGTTTGCAATCGGTGACAGCAATCCCATCATGATTTGGAGGGAACATAGCTACATAGCATTGGCTAATGATTAGTTTACGCTGATTAGGAAATAGTATGCCAATAGCCTAATGACTTCGGCACAATGGAAGAAATTGAATATAGGCCTATTTGTTAACATACATTGTTAAtggaaaacttttttttttttacacgatTAGTTGTTCGAAACACTTCCTGATCTGGTATAGCAACATGCCTTGGCTTGAGGGAACTCTAGGAAAGGATGTCGAGGCATACACAATAAGGCTACTCTAGTTGCCACGTATGAAGGGAGGAGCAAatgagagggaaaaaaactaCCCAACAACCCCACCTCTTTACTGTTGGTACAGAGGTGAAACAAATTATATCAGTTGATTTCTGAGATCATTATTTTTCTAGACATGTTTAGGCTATCCTATAAACAGGATTTTGGCTAAAATAAGCAGGGTTTGAAAGACATGAAACATCAATGGGCCTAATTCTATTATTCCAAATAAATAGGCCTAGTTATTTCCACAACTTTATCAGAACTAGTTACTGTGTTTCTGAACTCTTGATTACATAATTCCATAGGCATTGGAGATATAAGGCAAGTACAGCCACCAATTCTTCAGTCAGAAAGTCAGGTCCCACAACAAGAGAGACGCCCCTTTTTTGCATACCTCGACGCGAACGGAGTTCTAGGAAAGCCACATCGCGCTCACTGATACGCTAAATGTACAGTGAAGACAGTACACAGCATCTGTAGAGACCAGCCTCACACTTCCTCGGACCCACTGTTAGAAAGCCACATCAGACATGACTGCGAGACACAGAAACAAGAACAATTTAAGCGAAAAGACTGCTTCACCCACGCAAGATGACGTGGCGAAGAAAAGTCCGAAACCTAGTAATAATGGTAGCTCCTCAATCCAGGGGTCGGGGTCAGGGAGTTGGGTCAAAGTTATAGCTGCTTTATGTTATATCGCATTAGTAGCCGCTGCGGGCTTTGCTGCTATTTATCTACAACAAGTGTTGAAAGAAGTCCATCAAATCAGCAGCAGAAATGAAGAGACCGTACGGGAAAATGCAGAGGTTACGCACAAAGTAGAGAATGTTCTTCAACAGGTAAGCAATTCAATCGATTTAGGACTAGCCATTTAATGACAAGGTCACGAGATAAGGCAGGCTGTTGAAGACCGCACACCAAAAGTAGATAGGATGAACATATAGACTACAGAGAAGAAATGGCTAGAAGAGggccatctccccctcctccaaaaGATTGATGAGCTGGCACAAGAAAAGTACAGATGCAATCGATGCTATTCTTTCCTAGAGAGAGAGTACTGACATTGCAACAAAAACGAATCCAGGTTAATGGAAATACTGCATTCTTTATAATAAAAAGGGATGTTAtatttctatagaattgaggaaTGCATTGATATAATGTATGCACATTGCATCCTTACATTTGTATCCAGCTAGCTATGTTACTGCATTAATTAATTCGGTAAATCGGCTATTCCTTCCTTCATCCATTCACTTCTTTTCAAGCCTTCATGTAACTTCACTTACCTTGTCATGCATAAATTGAGATCTCCCAGACCAGTTTGAACTAAACCAGTTTGAACTGGATGCTTACAGTTGTTTATTAAAGCTGCATATGTAGATCTATCCCACAGGCTGAGAAATAGCTGAGTTATGTAATAAAGCAACGTAACCTACTCATGAGTTACTGTAACTAGGTAAACATGGTTTTAAAGCTGCATATGTAGATCTATCCCACAGGCTGAGAAATAGCTGAGTTATGTAATAAAGCAACATAACCTACTCATGAGTTACTGTAACTAGGTAAACGTGGTAAAGAAACCCCTCAGGGAAAAACATTTTCTAAGAACACACATTCAACAAGTAAATCCTGAAACATGCATTGCAGTCTCCTATATGTAAACTTCCTATGTGAGGCTGTGTCAACTATTGTTGTATAAAGCTACAGTATGTGATTAACTGTGTCTTCCACTGCAAGCTATAAAGTCTATTTCAATAACTACCAAGGCAAAAAACGATTTTGTCAGGCAAATGACTGGTCAGGGATAGGCTCTTCCACCCTCTTCCAACTTTCTTGGAATGTATTGTACCTGTGTTTCCAGTACATCCAGTACACAGGTGTGACTATACAGATGTACAGATTTAAACCTGTGTTATACAAtttaatagtagtaatagtgttAGATAATGTGGCTGTTATATTATTtatgcatacatacagtatttataGTATGGATGTGACCGATTGTAAGAATGTGACCGATTAATAATTAAAGACTAATCAAATAATCATTAAGGCCCTAATTTGTATTGATGACCAAAGGTTgacctacactgagtgtacacaacattaagaacacctccctaatattgagttgccccccTGTGGTTGTGTAGGTGGACAACGTGAGGCGTGCTGTAGACGGGTTGGAGTCGGCACTGGGCACCATGCGGGCAGAGCAGGAGGTGGGGAGCCGGGCGGTGAGGAAGAGCGAGGTGGAGACACGGCGGGTGGAGGAGGCTCTTCAGAGGCTCCAGAACGAACTGCTGGTTGACCTGTCAGAAGGCATCAAGGAGGTGAAGGAGGCCAGAGAGCGGGACTTCTCTTCCCTGGAGAAGACGGTGCAGGAGCGCCTGGCTGAGTTGAGTGCCTCCATCGCGGCCAGCGTGACTGAGTTCACCGAGGCCCAGGGTGAGACTCAAAGTCAGCTGGCTGACCTCAAAGCCCGTCTGGATGACATGGAGGACCCGGAGCTGATCAGGCAGGAACTGTCCACCATTGTCGACACCGTCGCCGGGCTCAGCGCCACTAAGCAGGCCACCGATGAGTCTGCCTATTCGCTGAGGGAGCAGATCGCCGCGGTGGGGGTGGAGCTCCAGACCCGTAACCAGGAAATAGCCTCGATGTCACAGGAAGTGGAGGTGGTAAGGTTGCTGGTGCAGGAGACGGCGGGGAGCCTGCGGCAGCAGGTTTCGGGGGCAGAGGCAGGCATCCAGGCGTTGACAGATCAGGACCAGAGCCTGCAGAGCAGCCTGGAGCTGGCCACCGAAGCTCTACACAGTCTGGAGAAGGAACTGCGGGGGGAATCGGCCAGGGCTGAGCAGAGGTCCGACGGTCTGGAGGTCAGACTAAAAGTGTCGGAGGAGGGCGGAGACTCCGTGGCCGCGTCGCTAACAGACCTGACTTCCAAGTTTGAGGTTCTTCTTGCCAAGTACGATTCCCATGAGAGCACGCTCACCGCTCAGGGCACGGCAGCCGAGAAGGCCCGGGCCACTCTACAGGGAGAGCTAGAGGAGCTGAAGGGCAGCCTAGGGGAGCTCCAGTCCAACGTGGTTGCACTGAGTGGCGCTCAGACCAATCTGGCTTCCAAGGACTCTAGCCTGGGCCAGCAAATAGAGGGGCTGGAGCAGAAGCTGGAAGTCTCCAAGTCAACCAGCCatcccccaccagagctggagAAGCTGAAGAGCACCGTGGATGGCCTGGTGGGGAAAGCTGCCAAGCTGGAGAGCCATGAGAAGGCCATCGAAGCCTTACAGGGGTCACTACAGAAGACCATTAGCTCATTGGAGGCCATGACCAAAGCCTCAGCCGAAGAGCAAGAAGGTGTAAGGGGAGCgtaggaagaagagaaggagggggtaGTGTTCAGGAGGGGTAGACTGGGTTGGGTCAATGAGAAATGGGGAACGTGGACTGCTGTGAATTTTAACACAACACTGCACTGtagttttttgttattttttttgaATTTTTTTCTCATTTGAGTTTTTCATTTAGTCAGATTATGTTACGGGTGGTTTCACAAACCCAACTTGCAATATAAGCTCTTGTTCAGGAGCGTGTTATGGTTTACTGATTTGTGTTTTGTTACAAAAATTAAATTGGGCCACCACATTTCTGTGTAGACAAGGCTTTGAATTGATTTACATGTATATTATAAAATCTTCATCGTACATTGTATGTTGCTAACTCACTCCAACCGTCTCCGTGACAGATGCAAGGTAGCCATTTTGTACACCACCACACTTCATCAATCTCACTGGAGGTGAGTATTGAGGTGAAAGGTGAGAGTGGGTCGGTCTGTTTCTTGGAAGATCATTGGATAAAGATCATAGAAAATCCTTCctgctccgggcagccgagcggaaatggaggaaaactcgcctccctgcggacctggcatcctttcactccctcctctctacattttcctcctctgtctctgctgctaaagccactttctaccactctaaattccaagcatctgcctctaaccctaggaagctctttgccaccttctcctccctcctgaatcctcctccccctccccccccctcctccctctctgcagatgacttcgtcaaccattttgaaaagaaggtcgacgacatccgatcctcgtttgctaagtcaaacgacaccgctggttctgctcacagtgccctaccctgtgctctgacctctttctcccctctctctccagatgaaatctcgcgtcttgtgactgccggccgcccaacaacctgcccgcttgaccctatcccctcctctcttctccagaccatttccggagaccttctcccttacctcacctcgctcatcaacttatccctgaccgctggctacgtcccttccgtcttcaagagagcgagagttgcaccccttctgaaaaaacctacactcgatccctccgatgtcaacaactacagaccagtatcccttctttcttttctctccaaaactcttgaacgtgccgtccttggtcagctctcccgctatctctctcagaatgaccttcttgatccaaatcagtcaggtttcaagactagtcattcaactgagactgctcttctctgtatcacggaggcgctccgcaccgctaaagctaactctctctcctctgctctcatccttctagacctatcggctgccttcgatactgtgaaccatcagatactcctctccaccctctccgagttgggcatctccggcgtggcccacgcttggattgcgtcctacctgacaggtcgctcctaccaggtggcgtggcgagaaactgtctcctcaccatgcgctctcaccactggtgtcccccagggctctgttctaggccctctcctattctcgctatacaccaagtcacttggctctgtcataacctcacatggtctctcctatcattgctatgcagacgacacacaattaatcttctcctttcccccttctgatgaccaggtggcgaatcgcatctctgcatgtctggcaggcatatcagtgtggatgacggatcaccacctcaagctgaacttcggcaagacggagctgctcttcctcccggggaaggactgcccgttccatgatctcgccatcacggttgacaactccattgtgtcctcctcccagagcgctaagaaccttggcgtgatcctggacaacaccctgtcgttctcaactaacatcaaggcggtggcccgttcctgtaggttcatgctctacaacatccgcagagtacgaccctgcctcacacaggaagcggcacaggtcctaatccaggcacttgtcatctcccgtctggattactgcaactcgctgttggctgggctccctgcctgtgccattaaacccctacaactcatccagaacgccgcagcccgtctggtgttcaaccttcccaagttctctcacatcaccccgctcctccgctctctccactggcttccagttgaagctcgcatccgctacaagaccatggtgcttgcctacggagctgtgaggggaacggcacctcagtacctccaggctctgatcaggccctacacccaaataagggcactgcgttcatccacctctggcctgctcgcctccctaccactgaggaagtacagttcccgctcagcccagtcaaaactgttcgctgctctggctccccaatggtggaacaaactccctcacgacgccaggacagcggagtcaatcaccaccttccggagacacctgaaaccccacctctttaaggaatacctaggataggataaagtaatccttctcacccccccccttaaaatatgtagatgcactattgtaaagtggctgttccactggatgtcataaggtgaatgcaccaatttgtaagtcgctctggataagagcgtctgctaaatgacttaaatgtaaatgtaaatgatacagGCTACAAGGTTAAAGCACTCCCAGTTCATTTAAAGGCTCACTCTAGGTCTGTGCtccaaatggctctctatcccctatatagtgcactacttttgcccagggACCATATGGCTCTagtaaaagtagtgtactacagtgagctccaaaagttttgggacatcaactcttgttgttgttttggctctgtactcctgcactttggatttgaaatgatacagtgactgaggttaaagtgcagactgtcagcatTAATATGAGGGTATTTTCACCCATATTGAGTGAACAGTTTGGAAATTACAGCACTGCTTGACATAGTAccattattgtaatggtgagaggtagggatgtttggggagtatgatatttgtgcctctttctcactcatcattattcacgattcattcaggactatccgtaatcatggaaGCATCCATTCATTTTTATTGTGGACAAAATAATCTGACaagcaaaacaaacagcaaatgcatccaacaaatatGTAGTCACTTAATTGATGTAGTCAatgtgtgctatgaatatgggatcAAATACTAAACTTTTTACTACTTgaatacacataagtgaatttgtcccaatacttttggtcccctaaaatggggggggggtgtatatgaACAAAAAGTGTTGTAATgtctaaacggttcacccaatTTTGATGAAaacaccctcaaattaaagctgacagtctgcacgttataccatttcaaatccaaagtgcaggggtacagagccaaaacaacaacaatgcCACTGTCCCAATACTAATGGAGCTCACCGTATATAGGGAATGGGATGCCATTTGACATATAACCTGGCGCTTCAGACTGACTATATAAGTGGACTTAACAGTCTGTGATGCTTATTGGAATAGTTAATTAGGAAACACTGCTGGGACAGTCAAGTGAGCATTTATTGAAAGTAATTACTTTTCATCTGAAGAGGGAAGGAGATTGCTTGAGGCTAATTCAATCATTTCCTGATAGGCCACTTATAACCTGATTTgagccctcacacacacacaaaccttccATTCAACAGGTGCCATTTCCTCAACATGAACAAGGAAACACAAAAACATGTATATGGAATACAGAGTACACACAAACTTCAAATTGACAATTTATTAAGCACATCCCTCTCACACGAAGAACAATATATCCAAGTCCTTAAAACACCATCTCTGCAGTGTCCTAACACCACTACAATGGGGTTGTGACAgtttgaaggaatggagacagtAAATGCATGTGGTGTGATCTGTACATGTAATTAGCTCTAGTTAAAACACGATCTCTGCAGTGTCCTAACACC of the Oncorhynchus gorbuscha isolate QuinsamMale2020 ecotype Even-year linkage group LG25, OgorEven_v1.0, whole genome shotgun sequence genome contains:
- the LOC124014304 gene encoding cytoskeleton-associated protein 4-like; amino-acid sequence: MTARHRNKNNLSEKTASPTQDDVAKKSPKPSNNGSSSIQGSGSGSWVKVIAALCYIALVAAAGFAAIYLQQVLKEVHQISSRNEETVRENAEVTHKVENVLQQVDNVRRAVDGLESALGTMRAEQEVGSRAVRKSEVETRRVEEALQRLQNELLVDLSEGIKEVKEARERDFSSLEKTVQERLAELSASIAASVTEFTEAQGETQSQLADLKARLDDMEDPELIRQELSTIVDTVAGLSATKQATDESAYSLREQIAAVGVELQTRNQEIASMSQEVEVVRLLVQETAGSLRQQVSGAEAGIQALTDQDQSLQSSLELATEALHSLEKELRGESARAEQRSDGLEVRLKVSEEGGDSVAASLTDLTSKFEVLLAKYDSHESTLTAQGTAAEKARATLQGELEELKGSLGELQSNVVALSGAQTNLASKDSSLGQQIEGLEQKLEVSKSTSHPPPELEKLKSTVDGLVGKAAKLESHEKAIEALQGSLQKTISSLEAMTKASAEEQEGVRGA